The following coding sequences lie in one Eubacterium ventriosum genomic window:
- the lepA gene encoding translation elongation factor 4, whose product MSHIDQSKIRNFCIIAHIDHGKSTLADRIIEMTGLLTNREMQAQVLDNMELERERGITIKSQAVRTIYKAKDGEEYIFNLIDTPGHVDFNYEVSRSLAACDGAVLVVDAAQGVEAQTLANVYLALDHDLEVFPVINKIDLPSADPDRVKAEIEDVIGLEAHDAPLISAKTGLNCEDVLEAIVEKIPAPEGDANAPLQALIFDSLYDAYKGVIIFCRIKEGTVKPGMNIKMMATGATANVVEVGYFGAGQFIPCDELPAGMVGYITASIKNVSDTKVGDTVTDADNPADAPLPGYKEVNPMVYCGLYPADGAKYPDLRDALEKLQLNDAALKFEPETSIALGFGFRCGFLGLLHLEIIQERLEREYNLDLVTTAPSVIYKIYKENGEVIDLTNPTNLPDPSEIEHMEEPIVSAEIMVTTEFIGAIMELCQQRRGRYISMEYVEGSRALLKYDIPLNEIIYDFFDALKSRSRGYASFDYELKGYEQAKLVKLDILINKEEVDALSFIVPEASAYERGRKMCEKLKTEIPRQLFEVPIQAAVGSKVIARETVKAMRKDVLAKCYGGDISRKRKLLEKQKEGKKRMRQVGNVEIPQSAFMAVLKLDDE is encoded by the coding sequence TTGTCACATATTGATCAGAGTAAAATTAGAAATTTTTGTATTATAGCCCATATAGATCACGGTAAATCTACATTGGCTGACCGAATTATAGAAATGACAGGTCTTTTGACTAACAGAGAGATGCAGGCTCAGGTTCTTGATAACATGGAACTTGAAAGAGAAAGAGGTATTACTATTAAGTCTCAGGCCGTTAGAACTATTTACAAGGCTAAAGATGGAGAAGAGTATATTTTTAACCTTATTGATACACCGGGACACGTTGACTTTAACTATGAAGTTTCAAGAAGCCTTGCAGCCTGTGATGGGGCAGTGCTTGTAGTTGATGCGGCACAGGGAGTTGAGGCACAGACTTTGGCCAATGTATATTTGGCACTTGACCATGACCTGGAAGTATTCCCTGTTATTAATAAGATTGATTTGCCTTCAGCAGATCCTGACAGAGTTAAGGCAGAAATAGAGGACGTTATTGGTCTTGAAGCCCATGACGCACCACTTATTTCAGCCAAGACTGGTCTTAATTGTGAAGATGTTTTAGAGGCAATCGTTGAAAAAATTCCGGCACCGGAAGGAGATGCTAATGCACCACTTCAGGCTTTGATTTTTGATAGTTTATATGATGCATACAAGGGCGTTATTATTTTCTGTAGAATTAAAGAAGGAACAGTTAAGCCGGGTATGAATATTAAAATGATGGCAACAGGGGCAACAGCCAATGTTGTTGAAGTTGGTTATTTTGGTGCAGGTCAGTTTATTCCATGTGATGAACTTCCTGCAGGTATGGTTGGATATATTACTGCAAGTATAAAAAATGTGTCTGACACAAAAGTAGGTGACACAGTAACTGATGCAGATAATCCGGCAGACGCACCACTTCCCGGATATAAGGAAGTTAATCCTATGGTTTACTGTGGACTTTATCCTGCAGATGGAGCAAAATATCCTGACTTAAGAGATGCGTTGGAGAAGTTACAGCTTAACGATGCAGCATTAAAGTTTGAGCCTGAAACATCTATTGCTTTAGGTTTTGGTTTCAGATGTGGATTCTTAGGACTTCTACATTTGGAAATTATTCAGGAAAGACTTGAAAGAGAGTACAACCTTGACCTTGTAACAACAGCGCCAAGTGTTATTTACAAAATATATAAAGAAAATGGCGAAGTAATTGACCTTACAAACCCAACAAACCTTCCGGATCCAAGTGAGATTGAACATATGGAAGAACCTATTGTAAGTGCGGAAATTATGGTAACAACAGAGTTTATCGGTGCAATTATGGAGCTTTGTCAGCAGAGACGAGGACGATATATCAGTATGGAATATGTTGAAGGTTCAAGAGCATTACTTAAATATGATATTCCATTAAATGAAATAATTTACGATTTCTTTGATGCCTTAAAATCACGTTCAAGAGGTTATGCATCTTTTGATTATGAATTAAAGGGCTACGAACAGGCTAAGCTTGTTAAGCTTGATATTTTGATTAACAAAGAGGAAGTGGATGCATTGTCATTTATCGTTCCTGAAGCGTCAGCTTACGAACGCGGTCGTAAGATGTGTGAAAAATTAAAAACTGAAATTCCAAGACAGTTATTTGAAGTTCCAATTCAGGCGGCAGTTGGCAGTAAGGTTATTGCAAGAGAGACAGTTAAGGCTATGCGTAAGGACGTTCTGGCAAAATGTTACGGCGGTGACATTTCACGAAAGAGAAAACTTCTTGAAAAACAGAAGGAAGGAAAGAAACGTATGCGTCAGGTTGGCAATGTGGAAATTCCACAGTCAGCATTTATGGCAGTATTAAAACTTGATGATGAATAA
- the nrdG gene encoding anaerobic ribonucleoside-triphosphate reductase activating protein — protein MNYAEIKTFDVANGPGIRVSLFVSGCNHRCPGCFNEQAWDFNFGQPFTQETIDYIIDTLSFGAYQGVTFLGGEPMEPVNQKGLLPLARKIKETYPEKDIWCFTGYDFEKDIIGHMYNECPETKELLSYIDVLVDGPFIEAQKNLNLVFRGSENQRLIRIPETLKTGNIVLWEKEM, from the coding sequence ATGAACTATGCAGAAATAAAAACATTTGATGTGGCAAATGGTCCCGGTATCAGAGTTTCTCTTTTTGTAAGTGGCTGTAATCACAGATGTCCCGGATGTTTCAATGAACAGGCTTGGGATTTCAACTTTGGTCAGCCCTTTACACAGGAAACCATTGACTACATTATAGATACTTTGTCTTTTGGTGCTTATCAGGGAGTTACATTCCTAGGTGGTGAGCCAATGGAGCCTGTTAACCAGAAGGGGCTGCTTCCACTTGCCCGAAAGATAAAAGAAACATATCCCGAAAAAGATATCTGGTGTTTCACAGGATACGACTTTGAAAAAGATATAATTGGACACATGTACAACGAGTGTCCTGAAACTAAAGAACTTCTTTCCTATATAGATGTTCTTGTAGATGGTCCATTCATCGAAGCACAGAAGAACCTAAACCTGGTATTTCGTGGTTCCGAGAACCAGCGCTTAATTAGAATACCTGAAACATTAAAAACCGGGAATATTGTTTTATGGGAAAAAGAAATGTAA
- the dut gene encoding dUTP diphosphatase translates to MAVNVNVKKLKENATIPTYGTEYAAGADLYACIEEAVTIEAGETKFIGTGIAMEIPEGYAGLIYARSGLSCKRGLAPANKVGVVDADYRGELTVALHNHSNKAETIEPNERIAQVVITPFLSANFNQVDELSDTVRGVGGFGSTGK, encoded by the coding sequence ATGGCTGTTAATGTTAACGTAAAAAAATTAAAGGAGAATGCTACTATTCCAACTTATGGAACTGAGTATGCCGCAGGTGCTGATTTGTATGCCTGCATTGAAGAAGCTGTTACTATTGAAGCCGGTGAAACTAAGTTTATTGGTACTGGTATTGCAATGGAGATTCCTGAAGGTTATGCCGGTTTGATTTATGCTAGAAGTGGTCTTTCATGTAAGAGAGGTCTTGCTCCTGCTAATAAGGTTGGTGTTGTTGATGCTGATTACCGTGGAGAACTTACTGTTGCTCTTCATAATCACTCAAACAAGGCTGAGACTATTGAACCTAATGAAAGAATTGCACAGGTTGTTATTACACCATTTCTTTCAGCTAATTTTAATCAGGTTGATGAACTTTCTGATACAGTTCGTGGTGTTGGAGGATTTGGTTCTACAGGCAAATAA
- a CDS encoding sensor histidine kinase produces the protein MKLFGKMFFSLIIIVTVIFSIFGGIFIKLSFDNSLSRELSRKQNENQMFVYSFEASASMLSSDTEYIQKNDIEKIIDSVKRSMGESQIGITIVNQKEKAIYTDSKIGKNIKIKDLKDNNFGYLIFKNNGSYYLETMSKMTIESGTYYISIVSSINEVYNDINEMMKNYRVILGIALVVTCILAYVFSKKITRPIEKLSDTVSQMAKGQYDTRAKIKTDGEVGDLVNSFNIMADRLEKNIEELEDTARRQEDFTAAFAHELKTPLTSIIGYSDMMRSMDLEKEEISEYSNYIFLQGKRLEKLSFTLMDLISLDKQKIEFNRISTEKMFNDIEKTVEQMLREHNIRFKMSVEPAVIVGNEDLLKSLFMNIIDNGRKAISGQGIIALKAIKTEKGYTVFIQDNGCGMEKSEIKKITEAFYMIDKSRARKEGGAGIGMSLCKKIVSIHNAKWSVRSKPGKGTIISIVFQEGQN, from the coding sequence ATGAAACTTTTTGGGAAAATGTTTTTCTCACTGATTATAATTGTTACGGTTATTTTTTCTATATTTGGAGGAATATTCATAAAGTTATCATTTGATAATTCTTTAAGTAGAGAATTGTCAAGAAAGCAAAACGAGAATCAAATGTTTGTATATTCATTTGAAGCTTCAGCCTCAATGTTGTCATCGGATACTGAATATATTCAAAAAAATGACATAGAAAAAATAATTGATTCAGTCAAAAGAAGTATGGGCGAAAGCCAGATAGGAATTACAATTGTAAATCAGAAAGAAAAAGCAATTTATACTGACAGCAAAATAGGAAAAAATATAAAAATCAAAGATTTAAAAGACAATAATTTTGGATACTTGATTTTTAAAAATAATGGTAGTTATTATTTGGAAACAATGTCAAAAATGACAATTGAAAGCGGAACATATTACATAAGCATTGTTAGCAGCATTAATGAAGTTTACAATGACATAAATGAAATGATGAAAAATTATAGGGTAATATTGGGAATTGCCCTTGTTGTTACCTGCATTCTTGCATATGTTTTTTCTAAAAAAATAACAAGACCAATTGAAAAGTTGTCTGATACCGTAAGTCAAATGGCAAAAGGTCAGTACGACACAAGAGCAAAGATAAAAACTGACGGTGAAGTTGGAGACTTGGTTAATAGCTTTAATATTATGGCAGACAGGCTGGAGAAGAATATTGAAGAGTTGGAAGATACAGCAAGACGACAGGAAGATTTTACGGCAGCTTTCGCTCACGAATTGAAAACGCCTTTGACTTCAATTATAGGCTATTCTGATATGATGCGTTCAATGGACCTTGAAAAAGAAGAGATTTCAGAATATTCCAATTATATATTTTTGCAGGGAAAAAGACTGGAGAAGTTGTCATTTACTTTAATGGATTTGATTTCTCTTGATAAGCAGAAAATCGAATTTAACAGAATTAGTACAGAGAAAATGTTTAATGACATTGAAAAAACTGTAGAACAAATGCTTAGGGAACACAATATCAGGTTTAAAATGTCTGTTGAACCGGCTGTGATTGTTGGAAATGAGGATTTGCTTAAGTCCCTGTTTATGAATATTATCGATAATGGCAGAAAAGCCATTTCAGGTCAGGGAATAATTGCCCTTAAGGCTATAAAAACCGAAAAAGGATACACAGTTTTCATTCAGGACAATGGCTGTGGAATGGAGAAAAGTGAAATTAAAAAAATCACTGAAGCATTTTATATGATTGATAAGTCAAGAGCAAGAAAAGAGGGCGGTGCAGGCATAGGAATGTCCCTTTGCAAAAAGATTGTAAGCATACATAATGCTAAGTGGAGTGTTAGAAGTAAACCAGGAAAAGGTACGATAATAAGTATTGTTTTTCAGGAAGGACAGAACTAA
- a CDS encoding response regulator transcription factor — MIEILVAEDDEMIANLIKINLVKAGYLCTCAYNGKDAANLLDSKHFDLCLFDIMLPEIDGYELLEYAKSMDIPSIFITAMGTTDNKVKGLRAGADDYIAKPFEVVEMLARVESVLRRYKKTNDELVEDDVVINFQSRSVTKAGKTLDLTHKEFELLVLLIRNKNIALYRDVIYENVWGNDYVGDSRTIDLHIQRLRRKLDWGDKIQSVYKVGYKLV, encoded by the coding sequence ATGATAGAAATTTTAGTTGCAGAAGATGATGAAATGATTGCAAATTTAATAAAAATAAATCTTGTAAAGGCAGGTTATTTATGCACATGCGCATATAACGGAAAGGATGCGGCAAATCTTTTAGACAGTAAGCATTTTGATTTATGTCTTTTCGACATAATGCTACCGGAAATAGACGGTTATGAACTTTTGGAGTATGCAAAGTCAATGGACATTCCGTCTATTTTTATTACTGCAATGGGAACTACAGATAATAAGGTTAAGGGCCTTAGAGCAGGAGCAGACGACTATATTGCAAAGCCTTTTGAAGTAGTTGAAATGCTTGCAAGGGTTGAAAGTGTTCTCAGACGATACAAGAAGACAAACGACGAGTTGGTTGAAGATGATGTGGTAATTAATTTTCAGTCAAGAAGTGTAACGAAGGCAGGCAAGACTTTGGACCTTACACATAAAGAGTTTGAACTTTTGGTTCTGCTTATACGAAACAAAAATATTGCCCTTTACAGAGATGTAATATATGAAAATGTGTGGGGCAACGACTATGTTGGAGACAGCAGAACTATAGATTTACATATTCAAAGACTTAGAAGAAAACTGGACTGGGGAGACAAGATACAGTCTGTGTACAAAGTTGGATACAAGTTAGTGTGA
- the spoIIP gene encoding stage II sporulation protein P → MQKHTKHGIIKLYKFKSPDYMFSVIVKAIIVALCAYITFSCVNMITNKKIKVAASKELMETGNMLAQEILENSNIMTQYMIYLENHKDIAEDAKKRILTTVVTDYIAKSEYTYDTSDPAYSQVINILYENMKAENQIAKKEVETTAKPVETTVKNNEKNNNKKTRNKAIVPMPKKSGKLYTEKNIGSFKEVINRFYTVTNATTIKESDMPIKQALNKEFKITGNNKKPQILIYHTHSMEDFSNTTKDEDTTIIGVGNRLAQILREQFGYNVIHDKTKYDIVNGKLDRHEAYTQSKAGVKKQLKKYPSISLILDIHRDGVNDGTRLVTEINGKKTAQIMFFNGMSRFKLSGDIDYLKNPYRFENLALVLQMKVNAECYYPGFTRRNYVNAYEYNLSLGKQCMLIEVGAQTNTYQEAKNAAEPLAVLIKKVLGE, encoded by the coding sequence GTGCAGAAACATACAAAACATGGAATAATAAAACTGTATAAATTTAAATCGCCTGATTATATGTTTAGTGTAATTGTAAAGGCGATTATTGTTGCATTGTGTGCTTATATAACTTTTTCCTGTGTAAATATGATAACTAATAAGAAAATAAAAGTTGCCGCAAGTAAAGAATTAATGGAAACAGGAAATATGCTTGCTCAGGAGATTTTGGAAAACTCAAATATAATGACACAATATATGATATATTTGGAGAATCACAAAGATATTGCAGAGGATGCAAAAAAGAGGATTCTTACAACGGTTGTAACAGATTATATAGCAAAAAGCGAATACACTTATGACACAAGTGATCCGGCATATAGCCAGGTTATAAATATTTTGTATGAAAATATGAAAGCCGAAAATCAGATTGCAAAAAAAGAAGTGGAAACTACTGCTAAACCTGTGGAAACAACTGTTAAAAATAATGAAAAGAACAACAATAAAAAGACGAGAAATAAGGCTATAGTTCCAATGCCTAAAAAATCGGGAAAACTTTATACGGAAAAAAATATTGGCAGTTTTAAAGAAGTAATTAACAGATTCTATACGGTAACAAATGCAACAACCATAAAAGAAAGTGATATGCCAATTAAACAGGCTTTAAATAAAGAATTTAAAATAACGGGAAACAATAAGAAACCTCAAATACTAATATATCATACTCATTCAATGGAGGATTTTTCCAACACAACAAAGGATGAGGACACAACAATTATTGGTGTTGGAAACAGGCTGGCACAGATTTTAAGAGAGCAGTTTGGTTATAATGTAATACACGACAAAACAAAATATGATATAGTAAATGGTAAGTTGGACAGACACGAGGCATACACCCAGTCTAAGGCTGGGGTAAAGAAGCAGTTAAAGAAATATCCGTCAATTAGTTTGATTTTGGATATTCACAGAGACGGAGTAAATGACGGAACAAGGTTGGTTACGGAAATCAATGGAAAGAAAACTGCCCAGATTATGTTTTTTAATGGCATGTCCAGATTTAAGCTAAGTGGCGATATTGATTATTTGAAAAATCCATACAGGTTCGAAAATCTTGCCCTTGTACTACAAATGAAAGTAAATGCAGAATGCTATTATCCGGGTTTTACAAGAAGAAATTATGTAAATGCTTATGAATATAATTTGTCCCTTGGTAAGCAGTGTATGTTAATTGAGGTTGGGGCACAGACCAATACATATCAGGAGGCAAAAAATGCAGCAGAGCCTTTGGCTGTTTTAATAAAAAAAGTACTTGGAGAATAG
- the gpr gene encoding GPR endopeptidase encodes MKKINIYTDLALEERERFKRNIEISGVKIDKNYNKELFMTTTDVEIFNENGAKSMGKPIGSYVTMETRLFKEDDLERQTIFAKEIANHMEEMTKNQNIKKILIVGLGNSKATPDSLGPKVAEQIEILPNVYCLAPGVLAQTGMETFSIVKGITAQMKPDIIIAIDSLAARNVRRITTTIQLTDTGIIPGSGIGNHRKGLNEQSLNTKVIAIGVPMVVSGATIVNDTMEKLLEILASHNQNNSISNIFKDYTSDEKYQLFEELLSEDTEQMFVTPKDIDEIVDNLSKIIACGINMFCNVLK; translated from the coding sequence ATGAAAAAAATAAACATTTATACGGATTTGGCATTAGAGGAAAGAGAACGATTTAAAAGAAATATTGAAATTAGTGGAGTAAAAATAGACAAAAATTACAATAAAGAATTATTTATGACAACAACAGATGTGGAAATATTTAATGAAAATGGCGCAAAGTCCATGGGAAAGCCTATAGGAAGTTATGTTACAATGGAAACAAGACTTTTTAAGGAAGATGATTTGGAGAGGCAAACTATTTTTGCAAAAGAAATAGCAAATCATATGGAAGAGATGACTAAGAATCAAAACATAAAAAAAATCCTTATAGTGGGTCTTGGAAATTCAAAGGCTACGCCTGATTCATTGGGACCAAAAGTTGCCGAGCAGATTGAAATTTTGCCTAATGTGTACTGTTTGGCTCCGGGGGTGTTGGCTCAGACCGGTATGGAAACTTTTTCAATAGTAAAAGGCATAACAGCTCAAATGAAACCGGACATTATTATTGCAATAGACTCACTTGCAGCAAGAAATGTAAGAAGAATTACAACAACAATACAGCTTACGGACACAGGGATAATTCCCGGTTCAGGAATAGGCAATCATAGAAAAGGGTTGAATGAACAATCTCTAAATACCAAGGTTATTGCCATTGGGGTTCCCATGGTTGTAAGTGGGGCAACAATTGTTAATGACACAATGGAGAAGCTTTTGGAAATACTTGCTTCTCATAACCAAAATAATAGCATTTCAAATATATTTAAGGACTACACATCTGATGAAAAATATCAGTTGTTTGAAGAACTTTTGTCGGAAGATACAGAGCAAATGTTTGTAACTCCAAAGGATATAGATGAAATTGTTGATAACTTAAGCAAAATAATTGCCTGTGGAATAAATATGTTTTGCAATGTTTTAAAATAG
- a CDS encoding polysaccharide deacetylase family protein has translation MQFYESEVNMTTGEKNELKKLQRKKEVRRQYEKIAITVGVIIVIIFAGKMIFGKKKSVPTAGNVETSQKQTQVETTVQEETTRAIDPNKPMIALTFDDGPGQYTGKLLDALEKYNARASFFMCGYSLKKTDIPVDELLKRMDALGCDLGNHTMNHCALDKVSKSKRKYEINGVNELVKKAVGYNPKFLRPPYGSGIRDAKVQKAAKMPIVCWSVDTLDWKTKSKKKTVKSIMDSAKDGQIILMHDIHSWSVDAAIEAIPKLQKKGYQIVSVSEMAEAKGVKLKKGQPYFEFE, from the coding sequence ATGCAGTTCTATGAAAGTGAGGTAAATATGACAACGGGAGAGAAAAACGAACTAAAGAAATTACAAAGAAAGAAAGAAGTGCGCAGACAGTATGAAAAAATAGCCATAACAGTGGGGGTTATTATTGTCATAATTTTTGCCGGAAAGATGATTTTTGGAAAGAAAAAATCAGTACCAACAGCGGGAAATGTGGAAACAAGCCAGAAGCAGACCCAGGTTGAGACCACAGTTCAGGAAGAAACCACAAGAGCAATAGATCCTAACAAGCCTATGATTGCGTTGACTTTTGATGATGGTCCGGGACAATATACAGGAAAGCTATTGGATGCGTTAGAGAAGTATAATGCAAGAGCTTCATTTTTTATGTGTGGATACAGCCTTAAGAAAACTGATATTCCGGTTGATGAATTACTTAAGAGAATGGATGCTCTTGGATGTGACTTGGGAAATCATACAATGAATCATTGTGCACTAGACAAGGTATCTAAGAGTAAACGTAAATACGAGATTAATGGAGTTAATGAATTGGTTAAAAAGGCAGTAGGATATAATCCTAAATTTTTAAGACCACCATATGGTTCAGGAATAAGAGATGCCAAGGTGCAGAAAGCTGCTAAGATGCCTATTGTATGTTGGTCAGTTGACACATTGGACTGGAAGACTAAAAGCAAGAAGAAAACAGTTAAATCTATAATGGACAGTGCAAAGGATGGACAGATAATTCTTATGCATGACATTCATAGCTGGTCAGTGGATGCAGCAATAGAAGCCATTCCAAAGCTTCAGAAGAAAGGATATCAGATAGTAAGTGTATCAGAAATGGCAGAGGCTAAGGGTGTAAAGCTTAAAAAAGGTCAGCCATATTTTGAGTTTGAATAA
- the holA gene encoding DNA polymerase III subunit delta: MKTLANDIKNKSFKNAYLLCGEEEYLKLNYKNRLIKSIAGDDTMNLGMYEGKNIDINEVIDSAETVPFFAEYRLIVMENTGLFKSGGEQLAEYMKTIPSTTIFLFVESDVDKRSKMYKAVKSAGYICEINRQTENDIAIWAARIFDYNGKKITKANMSYLIASVGTDMEVLSREIEKLISYALNKNVISKEDIDAVCIKQLNVRIFDMMDAISVKNQKKTLDCYYELIAEKEPPMRILFMISRQFNLMLQAKDLSSRGMNREQVAHTMGVQSFIAGKCINQCRNFSMAELKSGLAESVNTESLIKSGMMDENIGVEMLLVKYSKRN; encoded by the coding sequence GTGAAAACTTTAGCTAATGATATTAAAAATAAAAGCTTTAAAAACGCATATCTTTTATGCGGTGAAGAAGAATATTTGAAACTTAATTATAAGAACCGGCTGATTAAATCCATTGCCGGTGATGATACAATGAATCTTGGAATGTACGAAGGCAAAAACATTGACATTAACGAAGTTATAGACAGTGCGGAAACTGTTCCTTTTTTTGCTGAATACAGACTTATTGTTATGGAAAATACCGGTCTTTTCAAAAGTGGCGGGGAGCAGCTTGCCGAGTATATGAAGACTATTCCTTCAACTACTATTTTTCTCTTCGTTGAAAGTGATGTAGACAAGCGTAGCAAAATGTACAAGGCTGTAAAATCCGCAGGTTACATCTGCGAAATAAACCGACAGACTGAAAATGATATTGCAATTTGGGCTGCAAGAATTTTTGATTACAATGGCAAGAAAATCACAAAAGCCAATATGTCATACCTTATTGCCAGCGTTGGCACCGACATGGAAGTCTTATCAAGAGAAATCGAAAAGCTTATTAGCTACGCACTAAACAAGAACGTTATTTCTAAAGAAGACATTGACGCTGTTTGCATAAAACAGCTTAACGTTAGAATTTTTGATATGATGGATGCAATTTCCGTAAAGAATCAAAAGAAAACCTTGGACTGTTATTATGAATTAATTGCAGAAAAAGAACCTCCTATGAGAATCCTTTTTATGATAAGCAGACAGTTTAATCTTATGCTTCAGGCTAAAGACCTTTCATCCCGCGGAATGAACCGCGAACAAGTGGCACACACAATGGGCGTTCAAAGCTTTATAGCCGGCAAATGCATCAACCAATGCCGTAATTTCTCAATGGCCGAACTAAAATCAGGGCTCGCTGAAAGCGTAAACACCGAATCCCTAATTAAATCAGGAATGATGGACGAAAACATAGGGGTTGAAATGCTGCTGGTAAAATATAGTAAGAGAAACTAA
- the rpsT gene encoding 30S ribosomal protein S20 — MANIKSAKKRILVNQTKYERNKAAKSAVKTAIKKVEAAVAANDKEAANTALVAATKLIEMAGSKGIYHKNNVARKISRLTKLVNTVA, encoded by the coding sequence ATGGCAAACATTAAGTCAGCAAAAAAGAGAATTTTAGTTAATCAGACAAAGTACGAAAGAAATAAGGCAGCTAAGTCAGCAGTTAAGACAGCTATTAAGAAAGTTGAAGCAGCTGTTGCAGCTAACGATAAGGAAGCAGCTAACACAGCTTTAGTTGCAGCTACAAAGCTTATCGAAATGGCTGGTTCAAAGGGTATCTACCACAAGAACAACGTTGCTAGAAAGATTTCAAGATTAACAAAATTAGTTAACACAGTTGCATAA